A single genomic interval of Gemmatimonadaceae bacterium harbors:
- a CDS encoding amino acid racemase: MTIAGLVGGLGPESTIDYYRRILDAWGQAAPGSLPSLVIDSLDFNRALRLVGSDMPGLTEYLLASVRRLAGAGVDFVAITANTPHIVFDDLAARSPVPLLSIVEVCAQEAKRRGMRRVGLLGTRFTMEAPFYPGVFARDGVTVVTPDAAERSWIHERYVRELLPGEFRDDTRARFVGIVERLRTDEQLDGIVLGGTEIPLLLQSPVVAGLPALDTTALHVAAIVARLRQE; this comes from the coding sequence ATGACCATCGCCGGCCTCGTGGGTGGACTGGGACCCGAGTCCACCATCGACTATTACCGCCGCATTCTGGACGCGTGGGGGCAGGCGGCGCCGGGCTCGTTGCCGTCGCTGGTGATCGACAGTCTCGATTTCAATCGGGCGCTCCGCCTCGTCGGCAGCGACATGCCGGGGCTCACCGAATACCTGCTGGCGTCGGTGCGCCGGCTGGCCGGCGCCGGCGTGGACTTCGTCGCCATCACGGCGAACACGCCGCACATCGTGTTCGACGACCTCGCGGCGCGGTCGCCGGTGCCGCTGCTGAGTATCGTCGAGGTCTGCGCGCAGGAGGCCAAGCGCCGCGGGATGCGCCGCGTGGGACTGCTGGGCACGCGATTCACCATGGAAGCGCCGTTCTATCCCGGCGTGTTCGCGCGGGATGGCGTGACGGTGGTGACGCCCGACGCGGCCGAGCGGAGCTGGATCCACGAGCGGTACGTGCGCGAACTGCTTCCGGGCGAGTTCCGCGACGACACCCGCGCGCGGTTCGTCGGGATCGTGGAGCGGCTGCGAACGGACGAGCAGCTCGACGGAATCGTCCTTGGCGGCACCGAGATCCCGCTGCTCCTGCAGTCACCCGTGGTGGCCGGCCTGCCGGCGCTGGACACCACGGCGCTGCACGTGGCCGCGATCGTCGCGCGACTGCGGCAGGAATGA